GGGGTGAGCACGCGGATCTGCGCAGCGGCGTCAGCGTCTCCGCCGTCGGCGCTCTGGAGCATGTCACCGGCGCAGAAGACGAGTCCGAGTGCGGCTTCGGCCTCGGCCTGCAGGGGCAGCAGCGTCCTGCGCATCAAGGGTGCTTCGATGAGGGGCTTGCCGAAGACGACGCGCTGCCGGGCATGGGCGAGCGCCTCGTTGATCGAGCGGCGCATGAGCGCGGTGGCGCGCATGGCATTCGACAGGCGGGAGGTGTTGACCATCTCCGCCATCTGCCGGAAACCGCGCTCGAGCTGACCGACCTGGACGGCGTAGGCGCCGTCGAGGGTGACCTCGCCGCTGGGCATCGACCTGGTGCCGAGCTTGTCCTTGAGGCGGTCGATGACATAGGAGTTCTTCGTTCCGTCCGGACGGAGCTTGGGCAGCATGAACAGGCCGACACCGCGGGTGGACTCGTCCCCTCCGGGGAACCGGGCAAGGGTGAGGATGATGTCCGCGTCGGGGTTCGAGGCGAACCATTTGCGTCCCGACAGTGCCCAGTTCTCACCCTCGCGTTCGGCCACGGTCGACGTCTGGGAGATGTCGGTCCCCGCCTGGATCTCGGTCATGAACATCGCACCGGTGAACCGACGGTCGGGATCGGTCGAGATCAGCCGCTCGATCGCCTCGGCGATCTGCTCACCTTCACCGAACTTCCGCAGGGTTCGGGCGGCGGCGTCGGTCATCGACACCGGGCAGGCCAGACCGAATTCGGCCTGGACGAAGACGTAGGACAGGATGTACTTCACCAGGTGAGGGGGCACATCGACCCAGCCGTGCAGTCCGCGATGGGACAGTGCCGAAAGCCCGTATTCCTCGTAGGCGGCCCTGACCAGCTGTTGGTAGCTGTGGTGGTAGTGGATCTCGTCGACCCGATCACCCTCCCGATCGAACTGGGACAGCGTCGGCGGATTCTTGTCCGCGATATCCGCCAGCGGGGCGAGCCTGTCGGCAGCATCGGCGCCGAGGGCGGAGAGGACAGGGGACAGCAGCTGCCGGTCGGCCGGGTCGAGGTAGGACTCGATGAGCGGCCGCAGAGCGGGGTCGAGGTCGACGTAATTCATGGTTCCTTCTTCTGTGGTCGTGTGGGTGCGACTCAGCGCACCGCAGTGGATTCGGGGGTCGCCTCGGCGCGGTGCCCTGGCTCCCCTTCTCGGTCGGTCCAGGTCTTCCCGCGCAGCAGGAGGGACATGCACACGAGAGAGAGGATGACGTAGCCGAGGCCGAGGCAGACGACGGTCCAGATCGAACCGGTTGCGCCCAGCAGGGCCTGGCTGAGGAAGGGCGCGGTGCCGGCGAACAATGCCGTCGAGACCTGGTAGGCCACGGAGATGCCGGTGTAGCGGATCATGGTGGGGAACAGCTGGGCGAGCACTCCGGCGAGCGCCGCGTAGTACATCGCATGCGGTGCGGTGGCCAGCACCATGCCGAGCATCGCCAAGCCGAAGTTTCCGGTCTGGATCAGCACGAACATCAACGGAAGCACCACCAGCTCGGGCAGCAGCATGGTGAGAACGGCCTTGCGGGGGTTGATCTTCGAGGTGAGGATGGCGCCGAAAGGCTGGATGATCACCTGGGCGATGAGGGCGACGGTGACGATCTGGAGGAATTCGGTGCGGCCGAAGTCCAGATCGGTCGTTGCCCAGGACAGCGCGAAGGTGGTTTTGACGTAGGTGATCGCCACACCGGTGACGACCGCGCCGATGGCCAGCGAGACGACCTTCCAATGGTCGCGCAGCAGTTCGACGATCGGGGTGCGTTTCTGCGGTTCCTTCTGGGTCGCGGCGATCATCTCAGGGGATTCGGTGATCTTGAGACGGATGTAGAGGCCGACGACGATGAGGATCGCCGAGGCGAGGAAGGGGATTCGCCAACCCCAGGCTCCGAAGTTCTCGGCACTCATGTAGGTCAGTCCGAGGAAGGCGACCGTGGCCAGCAGGTTGCCCACGGGTGAGCCCTGCTGGGCGAAGGCACCGTAGAGGATCTTCTTCCCCGGGGGCGCGAACTCGGTCGCGATGAGGACGGCGCCGCCCCATTCGCCGCCCATGGCCACGCCCTGGATGATGCGGAGGACGACGAGGAGGATGGGAGCGGTGAAGCCGATCTGCTCGTAGGTGGGGAGGAGCCCGACGCCGACGGTGGCCAGGCCCATGAGCAGGAGCGTGGTGATGACGGTGTTCTTGCGGCCGAATTTGTCGCCGAAGTGCCCGAAGACGATGCCGCCGAGAGGGCGTGCGATGAAGCCGACGGCAAAGGTGGCGAAGGCCGCCAGTGTACCCATCGCGGGGCTGACGTCTGGAAAGAAGAGCTTGCCCAGCACCAACGCCGAGGCGGTGCCGTAGATGTAGAAGTCGAACCATTCGATGGTGGTGCCGATGAAGGCTGCGGTCCCGGCCCGCCGTCCCTGCTTGGGGTCGATCGCCGGTGCCGGTGTCGCTTCCGTGTCCGGGATCGACGCTGATCCGTTGTTGCTCATGTGGTCTCTCTTGTTCGGTGGTGTCTCGTGTGTGCCTGTCATCACTGTTCCACTTGTATTACTCGGAGTCCAAGACGTAATCTCGAGGTTATTATTTGCGAATTCTTATCAATGGAGGTTCGGCGACATTACTCGGCCGCCGTCTTTCAACGGGAGGACCTCGGGATGGAGCTGCGACACTTCGCTGCGTTCACCGCTGTGGCTCAGGAGCTGCATTTCGGGCGGGCCGCTGAGGCTCTGCACATCGCCCAGCCTGCATTGAGCCAGATGATCCGCTCGCTCGAGAGGGATCTGGGTGTCCAGCTCTTCGAACGCACCACGCGCCGGGTCAGGCTCACCTCCTCGGGGGAAGCGCTGCTCGAACCCGCACAGGCGATTCAGGCTCAGGTCGACGGGGCCAGACGCATCGCTCGGGCCGCGCAAGAAGGAGTGGTCGGACGTGTGCGGATCGGCTTCGGCGGCAGCAGCGGCTACTCGATCCTGTCCCGGCTCTCTCGCGAGGTGGCCAGTCGGCAGCCGGGAATCAGCCTCGACCTGCAGCCGCAGACGTATTCGGGCGAGGCCGCTCTGGCAGTCCGCGATGGACTGATGGATCTGGCGATCGTCAGTCCGCCCTCGCCGGCCGGTGTCGATGTCCATGTCATCCGGCAGGAACGAGTCATGGTCGCCGTCCCCGCCGGCCACGACCTCGCCGACAGGGACCTCGTGTCGATGGCTGATCTCGCCGAGCAGCCGTTCATCTCCTACGCGCCGTCGCATGGTTCGCAGGTACGCGAGGTGATGATGCGCCTGGCCGACGAGGCGGGATTCCTCCCACACATCGCCCAGGAAGCGCCCGACCCCTACAGCCTGCTCGCCCTGGTCGGCGCACAGATCGGGATCGCGATCGTCGTCGAGTCCTCCGACCACATCCGCATCGACGGCGTCACCTATATTCCGCTCGCCGAGGGTGGAGATGCGTTCACACTGGCACTCGGGTGGCGCCGCAACAACCCTTCGGAGGCCCTGGCGCGGGTGATCGAGATCGTCCGCGAGATCCTGCCGGAGGCGGCTGAGGAGTGAGTCTATGACAGCATCGAGAAATCTTGAAGACTATGCTGCGAAGATGCGCGAATATGTGCAGTCGGGGTCCGACCTGGAGGTCGACGTGCGCTTCGTCGATATGCTCGCAGATCGCGCATCTCGCATACTCGACATCGGGTGTGGAATCGGCAGCGCTGTCAATGGGCTGCGAGTCAAGGGCCATGGGGCTTATGGAATCGACCCGAGTTCCGAGGTTCTGACCGTCGCCGGCGAGCTCTACGACCCGGCGTGGTTCCGTCGCATAGGTGCCGCTGACATCTCGACTGAGACGCTGGTCGACGAAGGACTGCCGCAGAGCTTCGACCTCGTCCTCATGTCCGGCAATGTACCCGCGTTCATTCCAGACCTGGATGATGCGGTCGCTCGGATCGCGGAGGTTCTTCGGCCCGGCGGCCTGCTCATCATCGGGACAAGCACACATGCACGAGGTGGGCCGAGCGATCAGGATTCTGCGTGCGCGGCCGCGGACCTTCAGGTCGAGCATCGATTCGGCGATTGGCACCTCGGGTCGTTCGACCATGGCTCGCCGTGGTCGGTCAGTGTCTTCTCCCGCCCAGGAGCCGGGCCGCACCACGGTTCGCCGGATGGGATGTTCGTCCTCCGGTAACACCGTCTGACGCCTCGCGAGTTACTTCAGCACGGGCGGCTGCAGGTGGGACGATCACATGCTGCCCGCTGCGGGCCCGGCGATTCCTACCAGGCGATCACGTGGGGGACGCTTACGTGCTTGAGCCCCTCGAGCCCGAACTCGAGGCCGAAGCCCGACTTCTTCACGCCGCCGAAGGGGATGCGCGGATCCACGGCGCCGTGCTTGTTGATCCAAGTCGTTCCCGCCTCCAGCCGGGCCGCGACCTTCTTGCATTCTTCGAGGTCGCCGCCCCAGACGGAGGAGCCGAGTCCGACTTCGAGTTCATTGGCCCAGCCGATGGCCTGTTCGAGATCGGAATATCTGATGATCGGCAGGACGGGGCCGAACTGCTCCTCGGCGACCAGCGGGTTGTCGTTGTCGATGTCGGCGACGAGCGTGGTCGGGTAGAAGTAGCCCGGCTGCTCGGCCTGCGGGTCGCCGCCGGTGAGCACGCGAGCTCCACCGTCCTTGGCCGCCTGGACGAGCCCGGCGACGATGTCGTACTGCTGCTTGTTCTGCAGCGGTCCCAGCACGTTCTCCTCTTCGAGACCCACACCCATGGGTGACTGCTCGGCCACCTCGACGAGGGCGTCGCAGACCTGGTCGTAGAGGGAATCGGGTACGTAGAGGCGCTTCATCGCGGCACAGGTCTGACCGGTATTGATGAACGCACCCCAGAACAGATCACCGGCAATGGCGGCGGGATCGGCGTCCTCGAGCACGATCCCCGCATCGTTGCCGCCCAGCTCCAGCGTCAGCCTGGCCAGAGTGTCCGCAGCCGAGCGCATGATGGCCTGACCGGTCTTCGTCGAGCCGGTGAACATGATCTTGTCCACATCCGCATGGGAGGTCAGTGCCGCCCCGACCTCCCCGGAGCCGGGAACCGCGGTGAGGACGTCTGCGGGCAGGACCTGATTGACCACCGCGACGAGTGCCTGCACCGACAGCGGTGTGTACTCGGAGGGCTTGAGGACGACGGTGTTGCCCATCTTCAGTGAGGGAGCGAACTGCCAGACCGAGATCATCATCGGCCAGTTCCAGGGACCGACCGCACCGACGACGCCGATGGGTCCGTAGTGGAGCTCGGCGTGGGTGTCCTCATCGTCGACGAGGACCTCGGGTTCGAGTTCGAAGGCGGCGTTGGCGCGCAGCCATGCGGCGCAGGCGCCGACCTCGAAGCGGGCGTTGGGCCCGTTGAGCGGCTTGCCCTGCTCGCGCGAGAGCAGTTCGGCCAGCGCCTCGGCGGAGGCCTCGATCGCATCGGCGGCCCGATTCAGCAGCTCGCTGCGGTCCTTCGAGGTCCGTCCTGCCCAGTCCGGCTGGACCTTGCGGGCGCCGGCGACGGCGGTGTCGATGTCGGCTGTGCTCCCCTCACGGGTGCGGCCGACGATCTCGCCGGTGGCGGGGTCGAGCAGTTCACGTCCATGGGAGTCCTCGATGGACGAGCGCAGTCCTGCGAAAGTGGTGAAATCGGTGCTCATGATTCTCCTTTTCTGGGGGTGTGCGTAATCGTGGTGTGTGTGCGTGATCGCGGGGTGTGTGCGTGATCGCGGGGTGGACTCTCAGCCCAGGCTTCCACCTGTTCCGATGCCTGCATAGCGCTGGGGGTTCCTCGACCGGAGGACGAGGGCCCAGACGGTGCCGAAGACTCCGGGCACCAGCACAATGGCGGGCAGCAGCCAGAAGAGCACCGAGGCGCCTTCGAGGCCGATGAGGACGTTGAAGTTGATGACGATGGAGACGAAGAGGACGATCAGCCCGACCGCCGAGAGCCCGGGTGCGATGCCCCGCGTCCACAGCGAGTACTCCTCAGCATGCGAACGGAGGAAGCCGACCACCGCGATGGCCGTCAGCGCCATGAGGAGTACGAGCCCGAAGGCGCCCATGTTCGTCAGCCAGGTGAACAGTGTGACGACGGGAAACAGCGGATCCTCACTGCCGGATCCGGCGATCGCGAAGACGAGGATGACGATGAGGGCCAGAGCCGACTGGGCCAGGGAGCCGGCGATGGGGGCACCCGAACGACGTGAGGTTCTGGCCAGGAGCTTCGGCAGCACCCGGTCACGGCCGAGGGCGAAGAAGTAGCGGGCGACGATGTTGTGGAAGGCTACGAGCGCGGCCAGCAGCGAGGTGAGGAAGAGCAGGTTCGCGAGGTCGACGAACCACACCGGACCATGTTCTCTCAGGAAGACGAACATGAGGTCGGGCCCGAACTCCTGGGAGCGTCCGACGACGTTCGAGGCGCCCTCGGCGACGGTCATTGCCCAGGCGGAGAACGCATAGAAGACGGCGATGACGGACACCGCGATGATCGTCGCCCGCCCTGCCGTGCGCTTGGGGTCCTTGACCTCTTCGTTGTAGATCGCCCCCGATTCGAACCCCATGAACGCGGCGATCGAGAAGGCCAGGGCGGCACCGACCCCCGGAGCGAAAAGCTGGTCCGGCAGCATCCCGTCGGCAGTGACGCCTTCGGGGCTGTGGGCAAAGCCGATGATGTCGAAGACGATGACGATGAGAAACTCGGTGCCGACGATGACCCCGAGGACCTTCGCGGAGAAGTCGACCCTCAAGACACCCATGATTCCGACGATCACCCAGGCGATCAGTGCGCAGACCCACCAAGTCACCTGCAGACCGAACAGCGAGTCGAGGAAGGAGGAGAAGACGAAGCCGAACATTCCCGCGATGCCGATCTGCATCGAATTGTAGGCCACGAGCGCGGTCAGCGCCGCTCCCATTCCCACAGGCTTGCCCAGCCCCTTGGAGATATAGGCGAAGAAGGCACCGGCGTTGTGCACGTGCCGACTCATCGCCGCATAGCCGATCGCGAAGAGGACGAGGATGATGCCCAGGACGATGAACGACAGCGGGATCCCCAGCAGCCCGGTGACCGCGAAGTTGCTCGGGACTCCGCCTGCGACCACGGTCAGCGGCGCCGAGGCGGCGATGATCATGAAGACGAGCGCGAGAGTGCCGATGCGGCGGGAGTCGAGCCCCGTGGCGCCCGGTTCGCCGGAGATGCCGGTCGACTCGCTTCCGATGCCGAGATTCACGCCCATGTGATTCCCCTTACGATAGTGGCTGTACCATCAGGTTCTCTCATCGGCTGTGCGCGTGTCTTGGCTCTGTGGGCACGGCTCTTGACGTTCGGCGCAGTTCCAGAAGCCGCGGGGCGCACTCAGTTCAGGGAGTTCCGTCGGAACTGAGCCGGCGGGCTGCCGACAACGCTGCGGAAGAGCCGGGAGAAATGAGCCGGGTCGCTCAGGCCCCACCGGGCGCCGATTGCGGCGACCGGCACCTGAGCCTGCAGTGGGTCGGCGAGGTCCTGACGACAGCGAGCGATCCGACGGCGGCGGATCTCGCCGGATACGGTGTCGCCGCTGCCTTCGAAGACCTGGTGAAGGGCACGGACCGACATGAAATGTGCGGCGGCGATCGTCGACGGCGACAGCAGCGGGTCGGCGAGGTTGGCGTCGATGTGACCGGTGATCTCCGCCCACAGCCGCTGCCTCTCCCCCGGCACCTCCGCCTCGGCGAGTTCATCGGCCATGACGGTGGTGAGCAGGTCGACGACGTTGCCGGCCAACCGGACGCCCACCGATCTGCCGAGTGTGGGCAGCATCGCCCCGGCCTGAGTGATGATCTGCGTGGCGACGGCTCCGAGCTGATGCTCGGCGCCGATCGAGGTGGCGGTGAGCTGACGGACGGTGTCGGAGGGCAGGTTGACCCGCGACTGCGGGAACATCATCACATAGGAGGAGAAGTCGCTGTCGAAGCTCAGCGTGTAGGGGCGTGAGGTGTCGTAGATCGCCAGCGAACCCGGTGCCAGAGACACCTCACGACCGTCCTGGATGAGCAGCCCGTGCCCCTTGAGCTGGAGAGAGACCTTGTAGTAGCTGCTCGCAGTGTCGGCCCTGATGAGGTCGGGTGTACGCAGCACGGCGTGAGGGTTGGCGCCGATGTGGGACATGACGACGGAGTCGTAGTCGCGGGCGCTGATCGCTCCCCGGAAGCCGCCGCGACGCTGGGGCTCGGTGTCCAGCGGCACGAACGAGTCCGAGACGAGGGACTTCCATCCGTCGAAGTCCGAGGCTGTGCTCTCCAATAACATCTTCGTCCTCTGCCGAAACGACTGATCGGCGACCTCTGTGCCGGCGACCGCTTGGCGCTCACTCTATCCCCAACCACGCGGGGAGTCACGAGCAGTTCAGGATTGACCGACCGATTGGTCGTGATCGACCGACATCCGGGCGACGACATAGTCGAGCTGGCTGCGGAGCCCGGCGAAGTCGAAGGTCCCACCGCCGATGATCGCGGTGGTCTGTGCTCCGAGCAGGTACGTCAGCAGCACATCGGCCGCCGGCTCGAGGACCACCTCGGCGGCCAATTCCCCGTCGTCGTCGGCCTGGCGCAGCCAGCCGAGGATCCACGTGCGCCACAGGGCCATGGTCTCACGTGTGGTGCGGGCATGATCGGGACTCTGCGCGACCTCGGCGAGGAAGGACAGCACGACCCGAGCCTCGTCGTGGAGTTCGGGAGTGATCGGAAGGACCTCGTGGGCGAAGGCCCGCAGCGCAGGGACGCCCCGCAGATGCGCGGTCGAGAGTTCGACGCGGCGGTTCGTGGCCGCGAAGACGAAGAGGTAAGTGGCGGCGAGCAGGTCGGATTTGGAGGCGAAATAGGATTTGATCGCGCCATTGGCGAACCCGGCCTCGGCAGCGATGTCGCGCATCGTCGCCCCGGCCAGCCCCTGGCGGACGATGATGCGCAGGGTCGCGGCGACGAGTTCGCGGCGACGCTGGTCATGATCCACGATCTTGGGCATGCTCTCTCCGGTCTCCTGCTCTTGACTTTATTTTCTCCAAGCGTAGGTTATTACGTGAGTCAACACACATATCCTCGCTGCAAAGGTGCACACATGTCCTGCCATTCCACTCCCGCCGGGCTTACCCCGTTCTCGCTGCCGACCGAGGACGAGATCACGACAGTGACGTCGGTGATCCGCGATGCCGGGCACTTCCCCGCCGAGGCGCGACTGACCTACGTCGGTCTGCTCGATCCCGTCCGCGGCCAGGACCGCACCGTCGACGAGGTGGACCGTCGTTTCCGTGCCCTCGTCCTCGACAAGTCCGCCGGCACGGCCCGTGACATCATCGTCTCCGCGACGCATGCGCGCCTCGATTCCGTGACCGAGGTGGACTCCACCACAGACGGCGAGTTCCCCGTCATGGAGGAGGAATTCGAGCTCGTCGAGGAGGTCCTCGCCGCCGATCCGACGTGGCAGGAGATCCTCTCTCGTCGTGGCCTGCCCGTGGAACAGGTCCGTGTCGCACCGCTTTCGGCCGGCGTCTTCGAATATCCGGAGGAGTCGGGCAGGCGGATTCTGCGCGGGCTCGCCTTCCACCAGCAGCACGAGTCCGATTCCGCCTGGGCGCACCCCATCGACGGACTCGTCGCCTATGTCGATGTCACCAACAAGTCCGTCGACCAGATCCTCGACCTCGAGGACGTGCCGGTGCCCGGCGAGCACGGCAACTACACGGATCCGGAGCTGACCGGTCCGGTGCGCACCACGCAGAAGCCGATCGAGATCACCCAACCCCAGGGGCCCAGCTTCACCCTGTCCGGGGGCAATCACATCGAATGGGAGAAATGGTCATTCGACGTCGGCTTCGACATGCGTGAGGGTCTCGTCCTGCACAACATCGCCTTCAGAGACGGCGAGACCACCCGCACGATCCTCGACCGGGCCGCGATCGCGGAGATGGTCGTGCCCTACGGCGACCCCTCGCCGGTGCGGTCCTGGCAGAACTACTTCGACACCGGCGAATACCTCGTCGGACAGTGGGCGAACTCGCTCGAGCTGGGGTGTGACTGCCTGGGCGACATCACGTACCTGTCACCGTGGGTGGCGAACAACCTCGGCGAACCTCGACAGATCAAGAACGGGGTCTGCATGCACGAGGAGGATGCCTCAATCCTGGCCAAGCACTATGACCTGTGGTCGGACGTGGCCTACACCAGGCGCAATCGCCGCTTCGTCATCTCCTTCTTCACCACCGTCGGCAACTACGACTACGGCTTCTACTGGTACCTCTACCTCGACGGGACGATCGAGTTCGAGGCCAAGGCCACCGGCGTCGTCTTCACCTCGGCCCTGCCGAACGGCTCGAGTGATTTCGCCTCTGAGATCGCACCGGGACTCGGCGCCCCGTTCCACCAGCATCTCTTCGGGGCGCGCCTCGACTTCGCCCTCGACGGCGGCAAGTGCCGGGTCGAGGAGGAGGACGTCGTGCGCCTGCCGACCTCGCGGACCAACCCGCGCGGCAATGCCTTCAGCCGCAAGCGCACCGTGCTCGGCACAGAGCTGGCCGCCCAGCGCGACGCGTATCAGTCGAAGGCTCGGACCTGGGTCGTGTCGAACTCGGATTCGGTCAACCGCCTCGGCGAGCCTGTCGGCTACAAACTGCATCCGATGGGTCTGCCCACACTGCTCGCGGCCGAGGACTCGTCCATCCACCGTCGGGCGACGTTCGCATCGAAGGCACTGTGGGTGACGCAGTATCACGAGGACGAGCGCTATCCGACCGGGGATTTCCCGAACCAGCACCCTGGCCATGCGGGCCTGCCGGCCTGGACGGCCGCCGACCGGAATGTCGACGGTGAGGACATCGTGGTCTGGCACAGTTTCGGACTCACACACTTCCCGCGCGTCGAGGACTGGCCGATCATGCCCGTCGACACCGTCGGGTTCAAACTGCGTCCCGAAGGCTTCTTCGACCGCTCCCCCGTCCTCGATGTGCCGGCGCCGGAGTCAGGCGGACACTGCGAAACGGCCGGCGGCGGCTGCTGCGAGGAGTGAGCGTGGCTGAGTTCATCGTCGCCAACGGGCGCATCTTCACGAGCGATCCCTCGCAGCCGTGGGCCGAAGCCTTTGCGGTCAGGGATGGGAAGATCGGCGCGGTCGGCAGTCTCGAGGATGTGCGATCGTCAGCTGCCACCGCCGCCGAGGTGGTCGATCTCGACGGTCGGTTCGCCATGCCGGGCCTCGTCGACGTCCATGCCCACCTCGGGCTCGGCGGACGTCAGCTTGCGTTCGAACTGCAGGTTCTGCCCAGCGATGGCGTTTCCGGAATCGCGGCGAAGGTCCGCGAGTGGCTCTCCGAGTTGGAGGCCGGCCAGTGGGTGGTCGGCGGAATCGTCGGATCGACCGTGATGGACGATCTGACTCATCACGACCTGCGCACCCTCGACGAGGCGGCAGGCGGTCATCCCGTGCTTCTGCGCGATGACACGATGCACAACCGGTGGGTGAACTCTGCCGCGTTGGCGATCCTCGGCATCACGGAAGAGTCTGCCGATCCAGAGGGCGGGACGTATGTCCGCGACGCCGATGGGCGGCTCAACGGGGTTCTCACCGAGCTGGCGTGCGGTCCGGCAGAGGCAGCCGTCCTGGACGCGATCGAGGACGTGGCCGCCTACCACGCGAAGGCCATCGGCACCGCGGTGCAGACGCTGAACTCATTCGGCGTCACCGGCGTCCAGGAATCCGCGACGATGGACTATGCGCTGCGGACGCTGCACGATCTTGATTCGGCGGGCGATCTCACGGCGCATGTCGTGGCGTCGATGCCGGCTCAGCCGTTCCTCGAAGAGGGCATCACCGGTGAGGAACTGTACCTGGTCGGAGATGAGAACCACTCTGCTCATCTGCATCCGACCTTCGCCAAGTATGTGCTCGACGGTGTGCCGATGACTCGCACAGCGGCCTTGATCAATCCCTACCGGTGCCACCATCCCGACCGAGGATGATCCCAACTTCACCGGCGAGCCGCTGTGGGATCCGGACGAGCTCATCGCATCGCTGCGAGCACTGGCCGATCGAGGCCTCAACGCAAAGCTGCACGCCACAGGCGATGGCGCGGTGAGGATGATCCTCGACGCCGTGGAGGTGGTTCGGAGGGACCACGGTTGGGACACTCGATTCCACATCGCCCATGTCGAGTATGTCCATGATGACGATCTGGCTCGTTTCGCCCAGCTTCAGGTGGTCCCCGACGCCTCCCCGTATCTGTGGTTCCCCTCGGTGATGCAGGAGTCCATGGCCAAACAGGTCTCCGCTGAGACCTTCGAGCGCTCCTGGCCGCTGCGACGACTCATGGACTCCGGTGCGCTGGTCTCCTGCGGTTCGGACTGGCCGTGTGCAGCGCCGACGCCGGACCCCTGGACGGGCCTGGCCACGCTGATGACGCGGTCGAACCCCGATCCTGCGGTGACCGGTCAGCTCAATGCCGATGAGGCGCTGACGGTCGAGCAGGCTCTCGCGGCATTCACCCGCAATCCGGCTCAGGCCATGGGGTTGGGCGAGGTGACCGGCATGCTGCGCCCCGGAATGTCAGCCGACTTCATCGTGCTCGACAGGGACCCGTTCACCTCCTACCCGGCACAGCTGCATGAGACAGCGGTGCTGAGGACCTATTTCGCAGGAGATCTGGTCTACGCAGGGCGAGGGTGACCGACCTGAAGGCAGCCTGAGCCTCAGAGCTGACGGAAGAAGTCGTCCGTGGTCGCGTTGGGGTGCTTCGCCAGGGGTGTGACGTTGACGTTCATATAGGCGAACATCGGGAATCCCTGGAAGACCGAGTGGAGGAAGTCGAGGTCGTCGACCTCGTACATCGAGTAATTGGAGTACTCCCCGACCACGCGCCAGATGCCCTTCATGATTCCGCGTTCCTGAAGGTCGGCGGAGTAGGCCTTCTCCTTGACCTGGAAATCGGCTTTGGTCTCGTCCGACATCGACTCGGGGAATACGACGTCCATGCGTGCCAAGAACAGCATATGGTCCTCCTGCTCGGTTCAAGTGGGTGATTCGAGGGCCACTATAGACGCACACCGGGTGACGCAGGGCAATCGTCCACCAACTCGACGCCGAAATTGACCCTGCGCGCACGGGCCACGGCACGACTTGCCAGTGCGCGCAGAGTTCCCGTCCGGTCACTGTCACACGGTGATTCGGGTCATTAATCTGTCCCCATGAACGCCACCGATGACAGTGCAGTCGACCGAACAGGCTCGATCAGTGCGCACAGCGAGAATTTTCCCACCGACCTGCCAGACGACCATTTCGACTATCTGATCGTCGGCGCCGGATCCTCCGGATGTGTGATCGCGCG
The Brevibacterium marinum genome window above contains:
- a CDS encoding helix-turn-helix domain-containing protein, which codes for MLLESTASDFDGWKSLVSDSFVPLDTEPQRRGGFRGAISARDYDSVVMSHIGANPHAVLRTPDLIRADTASSYYKVSLQLKGHGLLIQDGREVSLAPGSLAIYDTSRPYTLSFDSDFSSYVMMFPQSRVNLPSDTVRQLTATSIGAEHQLGAVATQIITQAGAMLPTLGRSVGVRLAGNVVDLLTTVMADELAEAEVPGERQRLWAEITGHIDANLADPLLSPSTIAAAHFMSVRALHQVFEGSGDTVSGEIRRRRIARCRQDLADPLQAQVPVAAIGARWGLSDPAHFSRLFRSVVGSPPAQFRRNSLN
- a CDS encoding amidohydrolase family protein — translated: MPTEDDPNFTGEPLWDPDELIASLRALADRGLNAKLHATGDGAVRMILDAVEVVRRDHGWDTRFHIAHVEYVHDDDLARFAQLQVVPDASPYLWFPSVMQESMAKQVSAETFERSWPLRRLMDSGALVSCGSDWPCAAPTPDPWTGLATLMTRSNPDPAVTGQLNADEALTVEQALAAFTRNPAQAMGLGEVTGMLRPGMSADFIVLDRDPFTSYPAQLHETAVLRTYFAGDLVYAGRG
- a CDS encoding APC family permease, whose amino-acid sequence is MGVNLGIGSESTGISGEPGATGLDSRRIGTLALVFMIIAASAPLTVVAGGVPSNFAVTGLLGIPLSFIVLGIILVLFAIGYAAMSRHVHNAGAFFAYISKGLGKPVGMGAALTALVAYNSMQIGIAGMFGFVFSSFLDSLFGLQVTWWVCALIAWVIVGIMGVLRVDFSAKVLGVIVGTEFLIVIVFDIIGFAHSPEGVTADGMLPDQLFAPGVGAALAFSIAAFMGFESGAIYNEEVKDPKRTAGRATIIAVSVIAVFYAFSAWAMTVAEGASNVVGRSQEFGPDLMFVFLREHGPVWFVDLANLLFLTSLLAALVAFHNIVARYFFALGRDRVLPKLLARTSRRSGAPIAGSLAQSALALIVILVFAIAGSGSEDPLFPVVTLFTWLTNMGAFGLVLLMALTAIAVVGFLRSHAEEYSLWTRGIAPGLSAVGLIVLFVSIVINFNVLIGLEGASVLFWLLPAIVLVPGVFGTVWALVLRSRNPQRYAGIGTGGSLG
- a CDS encoding amidohydrolase family protein produces the protein MAEFIVANGRIFTSDPSQPWAEAFAVRDGKIGAVGSLEDVRSSAATAAEVVDLDGRFAMPGLVDVHAHLGLGGRQLAFELQVLPSDGVSGIAAKVREWLSELEAGQWVVGGIVGSTVMDDLTHHDLRTLDEAAGGHPVLLRDDTMHNRWVNSAALAILGITEESADPEGGTYVRDADGRLNGVLTELACGPAEAAVLDAIEDVAAYHAKAIGTAVQTLNSFGVTGVQESATMDYALRTLHDLDSAGDLTAHVVASMPAQPFLEEGITGEELYLVGDENHSAHLHPTFAKYVLDGVPMTRTAALINPYRCHHPDRG
- a CDS encoding muconolactone Delta-isomerase family protein; translated protein: MLFLARMDVVFPESMSDETKADFQVKEKAYSADLQERGIMKGIWRVVGEYSNYSMYEVDDLDFLHSVFQGFPMFAYMNVNVTPLAKHPNATTDDFFRQL
- a CDS encoding primary-amine oxidase — translated: MSCHSTPAGLTPFSLPTEDEITTVTSVIRDAGHFPAEARLTYVGLLDPVRGQDRTVDEVDRRFRALVLDKSAGTARDIIVSATHARLDSVTEVDSTTDGEFPVMEEEFELVEEVLAADPTWQEILSRRGLPVEQVRVAPLSAGVFEYPEESGRRILRGLAFHQQHESDSAWAHPIDGLVAYVDVTNKSVDQILDLEDVPVPGEHGNYTDPELTGPVRTTQKPIEITQPQGPSFTLSGGNHIEWEKWSFDVGFDMREGLVLHNIAFRDGETTRTILDRAAIAEMVVPYGDPSPVRSWQNYFDTGEYLVGQWANSLELGCDCLGDITYLSPWVANNLGEPRQIKNGVCMHEEDASILAKHYDLWSDVAYTRRNRRFVISFFTTVGNYDYGFYWYLYLDGTIEFEAKATGVVFTSALPNGSSDFASEIAPGLGAPFHQHLFGARLDFALDGGKCRVEEEDVVRLPTSRTNPRGNAFSRKRTVLGTELAAQRDAYQSKARTWVVSNSDSVNRLGEPVGYKLHPMGLPTLLAAEDSSIHRRATFASKALWVTQYHEDERYPTGDFPNQHPGHAGLPAWTAADRNVDGEDIVVWHSFGLTHFPRVEDWPIMPVDTVGFKLRPEGFFDRSPVLDVPAPESGGHCETAGGGCCEE
- a CDS encoding TetR/AcrR family transcriptional regulator, with translation MPKIVDHDQRRRELVAATLRIIVRQGLAGATMRDIAAEAGFANGAIKSYFASKSDLLAATYLFVFAATNRRVELSTAHLRGVPALRAFAHEVLPITPELHDEARVVLSFLAEVAQSPDHARTTRETMALWRTWILGWLRQADDDGELAAEVVLEPAADVLLTYLLGAQTTAIIGGGTFDFAGLRSQLDYVVARMSVDHDQSVGQS